From a region of the Eulemur rufifrons isolate Redbay chromosome 7, OSU_ERuf_1, whole genome shotgun sequence genome:
- the LOC138386130 gene encoding keratin-associated protein 19-7-like has translation MSYYGSYYGGLGYGCGGFGGLGYGYGCGCGFRRLGYGCGYGGYGFGSGYGGYGYGCCRPSCYGRCWSSGFY, from the coding sequence ATGAGCTACTACGGCAGCTACTACGGAGGCCTGGGCTACGGCTGTGGAGGCTTCGGTGGCCTGGGCTATGGCTACGGCTGTGGATGTGGCTTCCGCAGACTGGGCTACGGCTGTGGCTACGGAGGCTACGGGTTCGGCTCTGGGTACGGAGGCTACGGATACGGCTGCTGCCGCCCATCCTGCTATGGAAGATGCTGGTCTTCTGGCTTCTATTGA